The DNA region ttttaccgatttaggagtattttagataaaaagttaattaggtttgcttggaaggttcgctacaacagccttgcagagaagtgtattgctttaagatggcggccgtttactacgtttgcatctagctttttgtagatgtgctgcaaacgctaccgctaccgtagtgcatctagtcttatataaatgatatctaccgtaacattatgtggatgacgtacttttgtagcagcttcaggtatgttgttgtgtttttttatctcgtggcatgagttgagctagagccgtgagttgagcattggcattacccgaggggccgggtaatgagaagcatgatgtttagctactctcgctccgttgctcattgaccgcgcggcgcgctgagtgtgttgtacttccgctttacttggcatatttcaataatcggaatttggatgtttgtgaatcgttctcgaatcttccacagccgaatcgcgaataatctaagaatcggaaattttgcacacctctataaataattttttttttttttcaaaatacaaaatattctaacattatacttatgttccaatttgccaatatgttttgaaaaataaaaatcctgttcaatggaaaaaagttttctttgtaaaacccagatatctcaaagtaacacattttagagctgtaattgcaataccgtgacaccgtcaaaccgtgatattttggcttaaggtcatcataccgtcagaataataTGCTTAGTgttagcatatcgataacctttcggGCTAAAAAATATCGTgctatatcaccttttcgatatattgtcatacCCATAATCCTGACTAAAACAAAGATATTTTACGCAAGTCCTATAAAGTGATGCCTTGAATTAAGAGTGTGTCAGTTTAGGAGTTTTACAaatgaattcatttttttctttatgttggCAGCCCAAATTTGAGATACTAAACAAGCAAACTTTGAATGCGCTGTCACATGAGTGAATTGAGCAgaagtaaaaaaggaaaaaaaatcgtaATGTAATGCTATCACATGTGTGCAACTTTCCATGTTTGTCTGCTTATGACAACACAAAATGTTATGTCATGCTTAAAATTATACTAAATGATTGGTTGTGTGAAGCATTGTCAATAATATCTGCTCATATGCTAAAAATTCAAGGTTCAATGATAGAGAGCGTCTTGGTGACTGAGTTTCGCTATCACTGATGTTGATGTACTGAACTTCCTCAATCGCTGAATTGCAACATCGGTAAATCTATTTTAGCTCACTTTCTCTGATAGTTTGAGGAAATGGGACATTCTTACAGTCAGTCAGTCTGTCAAGAGTGCAAGGTGTACACTTTGATGCCAGGCCCGTCACCAGACGTTGGTCTTAACGAGGCATATACTAAAATGTATTGGTTTGGGACACGATAATTATTACCTTATTCCTATATTTTGAATAAGCCTACAAGTACACTCCATTTACACGGCACATAATCATCACATCTGAGGCAGGCTTGCTATTCCTGATCAGATGcaaaaatattatattattacattgctataaaaataaaaatagtaaaaCATCAACAGCGGGACTTGAACCCACTCAGTTATTGTACTATATGGTCCCACATACAGAACCATTATCAAAGTCTATTACAAGTTTAACAATTCAAAACTTCTGGCTGAAATGTGTATTAAATTGCACTTATGTTTTTGGGAGGTGAtgattaagcctgtcgcgatatgcaataagtcaaatcatcgcacggtaaataaaaatgaaggtggCAATTTTCCCAGCTGCAATTTATCGCCGCGTGTTTACATTTGTGCTTGCGTGTGTTTGCGTGTGCTGCTTGCACTTGGCACGTGTGCGTGTTGATTACATATGAGACTCCTGTTCCTTTCACAAATGTTTTTTGGCCATCAACGCgcagtagaattaaagttcagacatacaaaataaggaaacgcatctatattaaacattgtaaaacgtaaGCATTGCTACATAGAGgctcatataaaaaaaacaatttactaATCAATTTAGCCtgcaataaaacattggcagtcttctccaaaacggaaAATTGCAGTTGAAAGGTGacatttcaaacatgaaaactcactGGTTtgaagcatttgcaaacgatgcgggggggaaaaaaggctaagctcaggtattttctttttaaatgaatgtGCAATTGTCCATTGTTTGATGAAACACTCGGGaatattattttgtatttgcatttaatgctcttttaaaaGTGCAACCTTATTTGATTTCACCCTTAGTAGATCCCTCCCTCATCTGCAGTTCTAGAAAATGGGtgtgcttgttttgtttagtccTCAGGTTGTGTCAATAGTACTCACTCATCTCTTCAACAACTTGTGGGTCACATTCCTTGTACTTGTCCAACTCAGTCTGGAGCTGAGCTCGCTCTTCTGTCAGAGCCTGAAACTCCTTCAACATGGCACTCCTCTCTTCCTACACACGTGACCAATCAGTATTTCAACTTATTAATATTGTttacaatctaaaaaaattgttttcttactgtatcaTCACGTCCTTCTTTGGCTTTTTCAATGGCATCCTGCAGTGAAGTTTGACGCTTCTTTGCCTCAGACACCTTTGAGTAGACATGCATtacaaccaagggcgtaggtttgcatagagacggtagggacatcacattacactatcaacttttcaggatgctcaaattgtccccaccaactttcaagcaaccttatttgcattatataatgacttcagtaatataggtaatttagattgtctccccatatgttgtaaggatagaattgaccctaccattattaagtgaattattttcattatgttcagacttacatttacgccttttcactgcTGAGTGTGccattccattttttcccctcaaatgcatgtttgattggctgatgacttgaccccgctccctccccaaacacacacacacagccccaGCCCCATGCCTATGCCGCCTactccacccccttcgaagaggagggatattagaagttttttttttcggccagcagcagctgcagccactgttagtaaaaaaaacgtaaatgttgtggaggtggggaacgcaccactaattttgctactgaatgtGCAACTTGTATcagtgttagcataacattaaactgtgtaaatttgctaatctgcaaaacttgagtaagaagctgcttagagagaagtgtcttcctgtgttttctactgttaacgtttaatctgtgagaaatgtagtgaaccaaggtttatcCCTGTAAGATATGCTTGATTGTATGACCATTATACTCTGCGGGTTATACAAGTTTGCTCTCCTACAGCTATTATACACGctctcccaagctattatgaagaatacagttttagcccataatcatgtgcttacatttttattaccaGCAATtcctcacattctgctgataaatagatacacacacatatgttgattcatcacacaacgtctcagtacttttccaccaagctacttcgagtgcaaatgtgtgttcaaaacaaagttatcttgctcgctcaagagtgtgactgttaatttaatcagtgagcgtgactgttaatttaatcaatgatTAGAATAAGGAACTTGCCAGATCGAAACTggcacgttggacaacagtgttgtaactacgtatattctgcccagcaacaagccctcaataaaagtcagcagcgcGGGGAGCTCTGAGAGAGACTTCGATGGGACGCTCTTAGTCACGTTGCCCGATCTCAGACCTCTCCCCAAACTGCAGCTTGGTAAAAGTCTACTCTCTGACTCTTGCCTCCTTGTGTCCTGCCTTTGTCACCTCGCTTTGGGTCAACAGCTAAATTGAAGGTGTTTTAGACCCAACATTccctttctccccaattttcatttttattttatctatGTGGTTTTAAAGCAACCCAAAGgcgcgttaatttttttttatcgagTTTGTCTTGCCTGAAGGAAggttgaatttttatttatttttgttattccctgactaagaggttttttttcagttatattccaatttatatattcatattatatatatgttatattgatttctcaacaatgttgagtcttcttaagacaaatgtttatttttttttgcattcctggatagttaagagattattaacaagtttgtatttattgtgtattttttatataattggagttatgttcaaatattgaaatataaaatttgcaaattatatccagacatttatttagGAAGTTATCAAACTGTTTCTGTAGtagcttttgaaaacaaagggttgaatggaacggtgtatcacctgaaccaatacatatgaaagttagtttaaatcaatacagctgtattttgcattgatcatttagcctatcagttATCTTATTtcagttcatattcatgagaaatgtagccttgacccccgttcacccaatctgtttggcctTATTAATGTTCCctgcccagcaaaaagtgtacatgcaggttctgctgttatatcgtccctactaatgttgagaccaaacctgtgCCCTTGATTACAACTTTAAAAATCTGGTAATTCTGTTCACTGTTCCACTACCTACATCAACCCAAAGTAGAAAGTGTGCTTACCTGTTTGCTCAGCTCATCCAGTTTGAGCTTGCGGGCGTGCAGAGCTTTGCTGGGAAAAGCCCAGTAATAGTTGGATGTCCCCAAACGCTCACAGTCCACCATATTGTCATCCACCAGGCTCTGCAGCACGTCCTTTACAGACATTGGTGCTGAAAGACAGACACAACATCACCCGATATGGCGCCTTCTACCAAGTTCCAGACTCAGTTTTTAGGCTTTTGGTGATTGAGTATTAGCTTGATTACAACTGAACTGCTAAAACGAGGTACACTCAGCACTTCCTTTGGGAATTCCTTTACACTGCCAGGAGAGGGGTCTAAAGTTCTCACTCACGTTGTTCTTGTTGTCATTCTTCTTCTTTGGtgaggacattaaaaaaaattgctgctCTTCCACCATTCATGGATGGATCAGAATGACATTTGgtagcattgttgtttttgtcatcaATGATTATaacgaatatactgtatatcgtcaacaaacgattttttttcatgacaatgacgtgaCGACGACAAGCTAAAAATGTGCCCTGGGAATCGAAAACATTCCgatatgaatgccagtttttgtctgacgagacgaaaatgcgccagtTTCTGTCATTTGTTCACaatttgtgacattttcttattgtatgtgttgtCAGCCTGCATCGTAGTAGTGTTTGGTAGTGTCATGAATTTGAcgtgctgcccccccccccccccccaacacacacacacactcaccagTGTCCTCTTCAGGCTACAGGCTCGCTTGTTTCAAAATTCAAGGTAatgtttgctttcttatctttgcCAGAGAGAATTTCAGGGTTCCCCTACGTGTAATAGATtcaggcgcaccgccacaccaaaataaaagcagacactgcttgCAAATGagacatttaattttttaaaggccgtttcaaactagcgacagcctagtgtgaacctattcattgtgtattttaatgtccgtaactacgcGTGGCCCActtaagagacgatcggactggggagctgtgCCGTAAGGGGAAGCAAGtaagaagaatgggagaaccggCGAGATAGCCAGAAATAACGGTCGTATGTCGCAGCAGCCctctgttattttgttactgtttttctttattattgttgccacaataaagtgggtcagCCAATACCAGCCAAGTGTACCAGTcagctaataaaaaaaattctcatttgtcatgatcagtgttgttaataacggcgttagaatataacgacgTTACTAAcggagttatttttttcagtaatgagtaatctaattaattacttttctcatcttagcAACGCCGTTACCCTAACTGAGGCGGgataggcgtgcgttactatgcgttactaagttggttgaataaaaaaagtctgagagagacggactcacggagacgagagagcagagcaggagtggggaagacgctgttgcaaacgcgttgctaggtggctccaaattAATAAtatctgactgtagccatagcctacaaactacgcccacatgatacggtagatatcacatattatagaactagatgcaaatgacagacacggctgcattggcaacatgttttaaggactacatgcgttagtaaacagccgccatcttaaagcagtagacctctcaggaaggatctgatgtagagatccttcctagcgaaccaaactttttttttttttttaatctaaaatgcttctaaattggcaaaatcttgacttaaatctttaaatgatgaaacagttttaaaacttacacatgttgaaagtagaagggaactaatgcaataacgggagcaattttaacaactttaacggttgattcacaactttaaatgacatccacacatagcaaaggttactatctagttatctcaatacccttgtgtctagttaagtggagggttaagaattgggctagggccaattgtccccgaaaccctttaaacttcacattgtgtgacctgttttttttttttttttttttttttttgagaaaaaaaaaaacatgaaaattatcactagttactttgccaagtaaataattactcttacattcgggtaactgagttactaacgcaattactttttgggagaattaatttgtaactgtaattaattacttttcattcattcattaagcccgggattttttaaagtaaaattaacaacacttgtcatgatatgacgcaatttCACCGTGGCacaacatggtgaggctgtctgaCTCGATGCCGGCTACCAACACTGcaccaaaaaatcctaggggaaagccTGCCTGAATATGCAATGTAAACGTGCAAAAGGTTAGATAACCTTGATCTTACACTTGTATGATAACAGTTAGAAAGATCAAAATGTCACTTAAAACATTGTGAGTTTGATCCCAAAATACAGTAGATGATTTGTATTTACTATTGGAAAATCAGATCTTACATTATGGTCGggatggctttttttttctcttttaagtGTGTGCTCTCTAACGTCAACAAAGCAAAACATCTGCGGCCTGTCAGGCGCTTGAAGAGAATGCAACCGAGCCAGAATGACATCTGAAATGTGACACTcctgaaagggaaaaaaaactcattggCAGCGTTCTGTTCAGAATTACCCTTGCAGTCgaacattaagaaaaacatgGTGGGATCGGCAGGAAACATTTCCCTCCCCTCCTCTACCTCCGTCATTAAGTAACAACATCATGCCCGAGTAAGGGTCTCAAAAAACATGTGCTTTTAATCACAGCCTAGCCCGGTCATCTACAGCGTTACTGTTGTTGTAAAGGTGCTTTTACACAGCAAAGCTGTCTTTTCTGCATTGTAAAGCCACTGTCTAACTCATAAAATCGAAGGGAAGCCCAAAGAGATTTGTATTTGATTActgtaaatgacttttttaaacttttaaaataatctttctctctttgtgtcaactccaaaatggtttaaaaaaaaaaaaaatgcttaaaatgaCTACTTCTATTGAAATTGCCCGCTTCCAGTTCAATTTCAGACATGGATCCTTGATACATTTTCCCATCCTgttaaaatagtcggctgatttTTGTGTCAATTGCCTAAACTGGGATTTTCCCTAGCGTTTCAGTTTATACAAGACACTTATTTAAGCCGTAAACTAGTTGGCCCTGGATACAATCGTACTGTCTGCTTGTGGAATTATATCCAGCATTCCAGCACCTGGTCAAATCCAGCTTTCTTTCACTcccaaaaatgaacagcaacGTTTTTAGCTAGCACTCGAGTTGGGCCTGAATATAAGTAATCCCTTTTGTGCTGGACTTTTGATTACTACAagtttaaagtgcatatgacaccagaaaacatgtttatttctgATTACacgtttatgctcctgaatgaaatggaccgcttagatgtgtgtggaagcgatcaatatatttatttaattatttgaatcccgcgccataaaaattagtgacttccggccagagTGTCGGGTTGAGGAAGAAAGTGGATGTGACATCAGAGAATGAGATCATCTTCACGATACagtgctggacaaaagtattggcacccctgcaattctgtctgaTAATACTCGATTTCTTccacaaaatgattgcaattaaaaatgctttggtagaaatatcttcatttattttgcttgcaatgaaaaaaacacaaaagagaatggaaacaaattaaatcattatcattttacacaaaactccaaaaatgggccgaacaaaatattggcaccctttgaaaaatcatgtgatgcttcactaatttgtgtaattaacagcacctgtcacttacctgtggcacataacaggtggtggcaataactaaatcacacttgcagccagttaaaatggattaaagttgactcaacctctgtcctgtgtccttgtgtgtaccacatttagcattgagaaaagaaagaccaaagaactgtctgaggacttgaaaagcaaaattatgaggaagcatgggcaatctcaaggctacaagtccatctccaaagacctgaatgttcctgtgtctaccctgcgcagtgtcatcaatacatgtaaagcccatggcactctgGCTAACCTCCAAAGATGCGGTTGGAAAAGAAaacttgacgagagatttcaacgaaagattgtgcgaatgatgaataaagaacctcaactaacatccaaacaagttcaaactgggcacagggtacaacagtgtcaacccgtactatcagtcagcgtctgaatgaaaaggtagGATATGGTAgggtacccaggaagaccccacttctgacccagagacataaaaaagccagcctGGAGTTTGGCAAAacgtacctgagaaagccaaaaaacgttttggaataatgttttctggtcagatgagacaaaagtagagctttttgggaaaaggcatcaacatagagtttacaggaaaaagactagaccttcaaagaaaagaacatggtccccctagtcaaacatggcagagcttccctgatgttttggggtttctttgctacctctggcactggactgcttgaccgtgttcatggcattatgaagtctgaagactaccaaaaaattttgcagcataatgtagggcccagtgtgagaaagctgggtctccctcacagGTCATGggccttccagcaggacaatgacccaaaacacacttcaaaaagcactagaaaatggtttgagagaaagcactggatacTTCTAAAGTGGACAGCAAtgaatccagacctgaatcccatagaacactgtggagagatctgacaaTAGCAGTTCGGAGAATGCAccattcaaatctcagagacctggagcagttggccaaagaagaatgctctgctggaattttagaccattgtaagaaactcattgatggataccggaagcggttgttcgcagttattttgtctaaaggttttgTTTAAAGTATTAGGCTaagggtgccgatacttttgtttggcccatttttggagttttgtgtaaaattatgatttttttttcccattctcttttgtgttttttcattgcaagcaaaataaatggagatattactaccaaggcagttgtaattgcaatcattttctgggagaaattgagcattatttgacagaattgcaggggtgcctatacttttggccagcagtgtatataaccccttttgtactgcTTATtgcgcgttttcaattgtggtcgaatacttggggcgggTTTATGTGaccgtttttgatgatgtgcggacgctaactgatacatgctaatcgtttgttattgctgtatcagcaactacttgtaaacgcaaatttgaattggtgTTATtcaagatgagactgatttatttcattttattttagtttaattCTGCAGGGGtttatgtcatgagcagctgaataaagtcagcaaaccacacggacgtctgacatcgacatttcggagcttagctcgctgtctagctaggacttggcTCCAACGTCGATGACTGTACAATgacgtagggctgggcgatatggccttaagtacgtatcacgataaattgagcagatttacctcgataacgataaatgacgataaatttgcccaagcaaactgttatataatttgaaaatttgaatcaatgcatggaatacaaattaaccgtttctcgttaaatttatttatcagctttcaatttaacaattgcacatgcagtctaaacattaagtattaaaaaaaaatcttgtaaacaataagaattcttgtgtgaacatttataacagcttgtatgacttgaaaaatatcatcacttgaatttcattaaattcattccgcattgttatacactagatagtggcatacgtttagatatttagaatagatacaaatacgacacatccacccgccccccagaaattatacttagttaaaaaataaaatctttcacaaacctttcctttcttttattcggctcaattatttacatcttatgattttggaaatccttacagtatgcaataaataatattcctgttcccaagcactgtgcttattgtactgtaatttttacaaaaaataaacaatacatagttagtccccgtcatctaggacgagccacttacaagactagcactgtcgtgtattacaaatactgctttgaacacatcttcacagacaaaagcaatgacacaggcctaaagaggtcaactttaattgagtaaatcacacttaatgacgacacgatctcctggttgaaatagacgacatccacttaattctattgaagatatgtaatgctgaggcaatttgtcaactttacttttaaaaagaaacgtgcactgtttatccagtagatggggctcttgcagtgtgtcaaacagtgattcaatttagggcaattgtcttaaaagtggttcattgtttcagaaagccttggtttttccatccctatctggaacccgtcaagagtttacttaatgtcgggtgaaagttcggcgaagctaacttaagcacgactccatcccgt from Corythoichthys intestinalis isolate RoL2023-P3 chromosome 8, ASM3026506v1, whole genome shotgun sequence includes:
- the LOC130920496 gene encoding meiotic nuclear division protein 1 homolog isoform X8, which translates into the protein MSKKKGLSLEEKRSRMMEIFFETKDVFQLKDIEKIAPKTKGITPMSVKDVLQSLVDDNMVDCERLGTSNYYWAFPSKALHARKLKLDELSKQVSEAKKRQTSLQDAIEKAKEGRDDTEERSAMLKEFQALTEERAQLQTELDKYKECDPQVVEEMKKSNVVAKIAVSRWTDNVFAMKSWTKKKFAFDNSQIDRAFGIPEDFDYMD